The proteins below are encoded in one region of Telopea speciosissima isolate NSW1024214 ecotype Mountain lineage chromosome 10, Tspe_v1, whole genome shotgun sequence:
- the LOC122643119 gene encoding uncharacterized protein LOC122643119 has translation MDDTRDDLMDLDLNLGPSVPLLPDFNPDLGPLSAELGNMEERIRQLEAVALRARHRWRWRQGRIAPVARNIPVEMIVSSGSSAGLQTGEGSAAAEDRTTAESNKVCRGNASDLVAKALGLCNEAKKGSGSGSGSGDGGSFFECNICLDVARNPVLTCCGHLFCWPCLYQWLHIHSDTKECPVCKGEVTDMNITPIYNRGNDTQESEKEDDSGVKVPPRPHARRVESLRQWIHRAVQVEDSYFAQMIRRIGNRFDVMGEWTPPQDLDAADEMPDRPNSLSSRILTTRRREASGRYALLERNFGRPEQNFIDLTQGSSGSSESESSRRLPSLRSVRPNRAATASISHLSSAERLVQAYFLGHPMGRNNTHNPTVEDRDSVSSIAAVIQSESQTLDNTAEIESMMSLSSSSSRRRADASRASHMDSGISRATRRRRLI, from the coding sequence ATGGACGACACGAGAGACGACTTGATGGATCTTGATTTAAATCTTGGACCTTCTGTTCCTCTTTTACCCGATTTCAACCCGGATTTAGGGCCTCTATCGGCTGAATTAGGAAACATGGAAGAACGTATTCGACAACTCGAAGCAGTAGCACTCAGGGCTAGGCATCGTTGGAGGTGGAGACAGGGAAGGATCGCGCCTGTGGCTAGGAATATTCCGGTGGAGATGATCGTCAGCTCTGGTAGCTCTGCTGGACTGCAGACTGGGGAGGGCAGTGCAGCCGCAGAAGATAGAACAACCGCTGAGAGCAATAAAGTATGCAGAGGGAATGCAAGCGATTTGGTTGCCAAGGCGTTGGGGTTGTGCAATGAGGCAAAGAagggtagtggtagtggtagcgGTAGCGGTGATGGTGGTAGTTTCTTCGAGTGCAATATATGCTTGGACGTAGCTAGGAATCCTGTCCTTACTTGTTGTGGTCACTTGTTCTGTTGGCCCTGCCTTTACCAATGGCTACACATCCACTCGGATACCAAGGAATGCCCGGTTTGCAAGGGAGAGGTCACAGATATGAACATTACACCGATTTATAACCGTGGAAATGATACCCAAGAGTCAGAGAAGGAAGATGACTCAGGAGTGAAAGTCCCTCCAAGACCCCATGCACGGCGGGTTGAAAGCTTAAGACAATGGATTCATAGAGCTGTTCAAGTTGAGGATTCTTACTTTGCTCAGATGATTAGGCGGATTGGCAATAGGTTTGATGTGATGGGGGAGTGGACTCCACCTCAAGATCTTGATGCTGCTGATGAGATGCCAGATAGACCTAATTCATTATCCAGTCGGATTCTCACCACTCGTCGAAGGGAGGCATCAGGGCGATATGCACTTCTAGAGCGGAATTTTGGCAGACCGGAACAGAATTTTATTGATTTAACTCAAGGCTCTAGTGGAAGCTCTGAGTCAGAGAGCAGCCGTCGACTACCATCCCTGCGATCTGTGAGGCCAAATAGGGCTGCCACTGCTTCAATTTCACACCTTTCCTCTGCTGAAAGACTGGTTCAGGCATATTTTCTTGGACATCCCATGGGAAGAAACAATACCCATAACCCAACAGTTGAGGATAGAGATTCTGTTTCCAGCATTGCTGCTGTTATACAATCAGAAAGCCAGACTTTGGATAATACTGCAGAAATAGAGTCGATGATGTCACTGTCCTCTTCATcctcaagaagaagagctgaTGCTTCTAGGGCTTCACATATGGACAGTGGAATCTCGCGTGCAACTAGACGGAGAAGATTGATTTGA